The segment GACGATGTTGGTCGCGACGTTAGCCTCGTTGACCGATCTGACATTTCGCCGCGTGCAATTCACTCCCGATTTGATGCCTGGCGATATCACGGGTACCGAAATTTTGGAAGAGGACCATACAACTGGCAAACGCATCTTCCGTTTCGTCGAAGGCCCCTTGTTCGGGAACGTGATTTTGGCGGACGAGATCAATCGAACGCCGCCCAAGACGCAAAGTGCGTTGCTCGAAGCGATGCAGGAGCGGCAATTGACCGTGTGTGGCCAGACCTACTCGTTGCCCGATCCGTTCTTTGTGTTGGCGACACAGAATCCCGTTGAAACCGAAGGCACCTACCCGTTGCCCGAGGCACAACTGGATCGATTTCTGCTAAAAATTCACGTCGTTTATCCGAGTCGCGATGATGAAATGGAAATCGCTCGCCGGCAAACGACGGACTACAAGTTCGAGACCGTCAAAGTGCTCGATGAACAGCAAATCCACCAGATGCAATCCTTGGTTCGCAGCGTCGTCGTCGCCGATCATGTCTATAACGCGGCACTCGACCTGGTGCGGGGCACGCGTCCCGAGGAGAGAACGATGTCATCGGAGCTACAGAATTTGGTGCAGTGGGGGGCGGGCCCACGTGCGACGATCTCGCTGTTGTTAGCCGCCAAGGCACGGGCACTGCTGAATCGCCGATGTCATGCCACAACCGAAGACCTTGTTGCAGTCGCGCTACCCGTTCTGCGACACCGCGTGATTTTGACCTTCAACGCCGAAGCCGCCGGAGTCGATGCGGATTCGGTGTTAAACAGGATTATCGAACAAACACCTTCGCTGAAACAAAAGAACCAATCGGCAACCAACCGCTAAGGACATCCGGGAAAAAAATGGCGGGCGGTAGTGGACGAGGCAACGAGTCCTGCAGCTTGATTCAGCCCCAAAGGACTCGCTGGCTCGTCCACGACGGTAAATGCCAAAAAAGGACTCGTTGCCTCGTCCACTACGGAAAATGCCAAAAGGGACTCGTCGCCTTGTCCACTACGGTAAATGCCGCCAAAGCGTGGATCCACTACGTAACATCGACCGCCACTTAAACATCCGATGGGCCTCACTCATTTCCTCTCACGATTTTCACCCACGACACCTCCCCACTTCATGTTCACTCGATTTCGTCGTCGTCCGCCTACCGATCTTACGCCGACACCCGCTGTGTCACCGTCGCCTTATCGCGATTTGGTCGACCCGCGGGTCTTGGACCAAATCGGTCACTTGGAACTGTTGTCGCGGAGTGTGGTGGATGGGTTATTGGCGGGCAAGCATCGTTCGACGACCAAAGGAGGCTGCTGCGAGTTCGCCCAACACCGGCAATATGCCGCCGGTGACGAGATCCGACAAATTGATTGGCAGGTCTATGCAAGGAACGATCGCTATTTCATCCGCCAATTCGAAGAAGAAACGAACTTGCATGCGATGCTAGCGATCGACGCGAGTGGCTCGATGAAGTTTGGATTGTCGACGCAGAGCAAGCTGGAATACAGCAAACAAGCCGCGGCCTGTTTGGCGAGGCTTTTGCTGCATCAACGCGACGCGGTCGGATTGACGATTCTGCACGACAATCATTCTGCGTTCGTTCCAGCGAAACAACATGCAGCGCATCTGCGAGCGATCTTAGCGACGCTGCAGTCGGCGCAGCCCAGCGAGGCGGCCCCCGATAACGAAGGAAGTTTAGGCAAGCAGATCCAACATTGTGCGGCTCGGCAACGACGGCGCGGATTGTTCGTGCTGTTCTCGGATTGTTTTGGCGATCTTCAGGAACTTACGACCGCGCTGCGGATTGTCCGTGCTCGCGGACATGACGTCGTGGTGATGCATGTATTGGCCCCCGAAGAGTTAACGTTTGACTTTCGCCGTTGGTCGGCGTTTGAGTCATTAGAAGTTTTGGGGCAACGGATTCATTTGGATCCACCCGCCGTCCGCCAACAGTACTTGGAACGGATGCGACGCTTCGTTGCGGAATTAGAAGAAACCGTGGTGGGCCTCGGTGGCGACTATGTCCGCTTGACGACCGCGGTTGATTTGGCCGACACGCTTGGCTGGTTTCTGCGGAACCGCATGGCACGCAAAGGAGCGAAACGACGATGAGTTTCCTGAGCGTTGCATTTTTGTTTGCTCTGCCTTTGGCTGCCGCTCCGCTACTGTTGCATCTGTTTGATCGACGCCGAAATACGGTGATCCAGTGGGGTGCGATGCAGTTTTTGATGGAGGCATCGGCCAGAAAAACCAGTGCCCGGCGTATGAAACAGTGGCTGCTGTTGCTGCTGCGTTGTTTGGCGATTGCCGCACTCGTGTTCGCGCTCGCACGCCCCTTGCTGCCATCGGGATTTTTAGCAGGTAACCAGCGAGGCGAGACCATCTTTATTGTCGATAACTCGATGTCGATGTTGAGATCGGATCCGTCAGGAACGGTGATTGGCAGCGCGATCAATCATGCGATCGAGATGGTGACGGCATTGCCAAATTCGGATGACGTCCGTGTCTTGACCGCGGCACCGTATCCAATGTGGACTGGGACAGGGCCGGTCCGAAGCGATCGGCGAACCCGACAGTGGATCAAGTCCGAATTGCAGCAGCTGCAGGCCACCCGAGGCCGCAGCGATCTGTTGGCGGCACTGTTCACTGCGGTGCAAGCCGAACACCAACCGACGCAGTCCTCGCGTCGCATTGTCGTGTTGACGGACGGACAAGCTGCCGATTGGGGACTCGACGATGAAGCCGGCTGGAAACGTTTTCACGAAGTTTTGAACGATTCACCCGTTCGAACCGAAATCCAAACCGTTCGGCTAGATACGTTCAACGATTCGGAGTCCCAAGAGGCTGCGTCCAAGGGGAATGTGGCGGTGGATCAAATGGTCGTTCGGCGAACGATCGTGGGCGTGGACCAGCCGGTGACGATGACAGCTCGGCTGCATAATTACGGAAGCGACGCGTTTAACGGCGCCCCGCTTCACTGGAAAATTAATGGAGCCGAACAAGACCAACAGGCAATTGATTCCATTGACGCTTCGCAATCACTCGAAGTGAATTGGGAGCACACGTTCACGACACCAGGGACGTACCGCGTTAGTTGTCGGCTGGATCATTCGGACGATCTAATCGCAGACAACCATTTTAGTACGGTGGTGGAAGTCGTCGACCGTGTCCCAGTGGTGATCGTCGAAAACGCGTTTGAACTCGCCGAGATGCAACAAGATTCGTACTTTGTCCAGGCGGCGTTGGGATGGATCGACGGCGTCCCGCTGAGTGACAATTCGATCTATGTCCCGACGCTGGTTTCGCCATCCGAATTGGCGACGATGGATCTTTCTCAGCAGCGCGTCGTGGTGATCCCCAACCTGACGCGATTGGACGAGGACGTTGTTGCGATCCTTAGTGAATTTGTCTCCGATGGAGGCGGTTTGTGGATCGGACTTGGCCCTCGGACCGACGTCGATTCCTTCAACCACTCGTTGTTTGCCGACGCCGGTGGACTGTCCCCCTTAAAAATCGACCGCATCGTCGACGCCGAGGATACAGCGGACGCAGCGGACGATTCCGATCCAGAGCAAACGGAACGCCGGCGCACTCAAATCGACCCGTTTCGCAGTACGCACCCGGCGACACGTCAATTGACCGATGACAAACAGCTTGATTTAGCCGACGCAGTGATCCGCCGGCGTTTCCAACTCGTCACCAACGAGAACAGTAAAGCGTTGTCAGTGCTGCTAAAACTCAGTAATGGCCAGCCATTGGCGGCGGAGAATTTTGTCGGACGGGGGCGAGTGATCGTGCAAGCGGTTCCGCTGCGATTGCAATGGAGCGATCTTGCTCGCACCCAGTCATTCGTGGTGATGGTGCGCGACTGGATCGACTATCTTGCGCAGCCTCGCGCGACGCAGTACAACCTGCAACCCGGTGAACCAATCGTTTTTCGCGTACCGTACACTGATGCGTCCGAGCAAGCCAATGCGGATGCCGCAACGGCGATTCTCAGATCGCCGCACGGAGACGCGATCGAATTGACCGCCAATCAACGTGACGATGGATTCGAATTCCGGTCGAGCCGAACTCGATTGCCAGGCGCCTACGAGTTGGAAATCGGGCTC is part of the Novipirellula caenicola genome and harbors:
- a CDS encoding AAA family ATPase — its product is MTKPSTNGPLKNSNEESLDVAEAVDQLHQQLTALREQLAGVIVGQHEVAEQLLIGMLCRGHCILQGMPGLAKTMLVATLASLTDLTFRRVQFTPDLMPGDITGTEILEEDHTTGKRIFRFVEGPLFGNVILADEINRTPPKTQSALLEAMQERQLTVCGQTYSLPDPFFVLATQNPVETEGTYPLPEAQLDRFLLKIHVVYPSRDDEMEIARRQTTDYKFETVKVLDEQQIHQMQSLVRSVVVADHVYNAALDLVRGTRPEERTMSSELQNLVQWGAGPRATISLLLAAKARALLNRRCHATTEDLVAVALPVLRHRVILTFNAEAAGVDADSVLNRIIEQTPSLKQKNQSATNR
- a CDS encoding DUF58 domain-containing protein codes for the protein MFTRFRRRPPTDLTPTPAVSPSPYRDLVDPRVLDQIGHLELLSRSVVDGLLAGKHRSTTKGGCCEFAQHRQYAAGDEIRQIDWQVYARNDRYFIRQFEEETNLHAMLAIDASGSMKFGLSTQSKLEYSKQAAACLARLLLHQRDAVGLTILHDNHSAFVPAKQHAAHLRAILATLQSAQPSEAAPDNEGSLGKQIQHCAARQRRRGLFVLFSDCFGDLQELTTALRIVRARGHDVVVMHVLAPEELTFDFRRWSAFESLEVLGQRIHLDPPAVRQQYLERMRRFVAELEETVVGLGGDYVRLTTAVDLADTLGWFLRNRMARKGAKRR
- a CDS encoding BatA domain-containing protein, whose amino-acid sequence is MSFLSVAFLFALPLAAAPLLLHLFDRRRNTVIQWGAMQFLMEASARKTSARRMKQWLLLLLRCLAIAALVFALARPLLPSGFLAGNQRGETIFIVDNSMSMLRSDPSGTVIGSAINHAIEMVTALPNSDDVRVLTAAPYPMWTGTGPVRSDRRTRQWIKSELQQLQATRGRSDLLAALFTAVQAEHQPTQSSRRIVVLTDGQAADWGLDDEAGWKRFHEVLNDSPVRTEIQTVRLDTFNDSESQEAASKGNVAVDQMVVRRTIVGVDQPVTMTARLHNYGSDAFNGAPLHWKINGAEQDQQAIDSIDASQSLEVNWEHTFTTPGTYRVSCRLDHSDDLIADNHFSTVVEVVDRVPVVIVENAFELAEMQQDSYFVQAALGWIDGVPLSDNSIYVPTLVSPSELATMDLSQQRVVVIPNLTRLDEDVVAILSEFVSDGGGLWIGLGPRTDVDSFNHSLFADAGGLSPLKIDRIVDAEDTADAADDSDPEQTERRRTQIDPFRSTHPATRQLTDDKQLDLADAVIRRRFQLVTNENSKALSVLLKLSNGQPLAAENFVGRGRVIVQAVPLRLQWSDLARTQSFVVMVRDWIDYLAQPRATQYNLQPGEPIVFRVPYTDASEQANADAATAILRSPHGDAIELTANQRDDGFEFRSSRTRLPGAYELEIGLADRAIPFQVLRGSDESNLVPLSSDAIQQIAASTTANPSIERLSATASTQSDPLWPYLLTGLILLITGELVLSGILARERFGVAGIPEYSEMDAPTLGVTIDNAVSGQPNLTERRSHVDAQPSEVN